The DNA window GCAGTCTGTTTAGATGGAACATTGCCCGGATATCATTTGCATCGCGGATATGGTTCAGGAGCAAATAGTTGGCTCGTTAATTTGGAGGTTTGTCTCTCATTTTTTGACTTCAAAAGTTACGTATGTAGCTTTTGTTTTCAGTTGATGCACGTAATTTAAATGCCTGCATTTCTCGTTGTGGTTGAAATATTTCACATGCTGAGTATGGAACAAATTCCTCTGTGCCGGTTagcaaatttataaataaaggaATCTTGTTCTTGCAGCATCTTTATACAAAAGAATGTCGCCGACATATATGATTATGCTGCATTTTGTAGTTGAATAAAGGATTGTGTTTGCTCAGGGTCCTGTATTGAGAATCCTGAATTTGTCGAAATCTTGTGCAGGGCGGAGGATGGTGTAATAACATTAGAACTTGTGTTTATCGCAAAACAACAAGGCGCGGTTCATCTAAATACATGGAAAAGCAATTGGCGTTTACGGGAATTCTGAGCAACAATGCTCAAGAAAATCCTGGTCTAGTTTAATTCTCAAGCTTTATTAGAAATCATCAACTTATCAAACTGCTGATAATGATGTTAGCTCTCaagttattaatttaatttgggACTTATTGCAGATTTTTTTAACTGGAACAGAGTGAAAGTCCGTTACTGCGACGGCGCCTCTTTTGCTGGAGATGGTGAAAATAAGGTTTGCTACATAAATTATGGCAGCCAGAATTAGCTCTTCTGCCATTTATACGGTTTACTTGGAAACTTCTTAACCATCATTTGAAAGTTTGTAACCATGATATTGATTTTGCAAATCAAATGGCTGTCGTGTGTAGGCTTCACAACTGCAATTTAGAGGAGAACGCATATGGTCAGCGGCAATGCAAGATTTAATGTCAAAGGGAATGCGTTACGCCAACCAGGTTCATTGTTTGTCGAGATTTCATTCTTGTACTATTAACCTTTTCCATTTTGACTCTATTGAGTGACAATTGCTTTTGTATTTCAGGCTCTTCTCTCTGGGTGCTCTGCTGGGGGTTTGGCTACTATTTTACATTGCGATGAGTTCAGAAACTTGTTTTCTGGGAGAATTAGAGTGAAATGCCTGAGTGATGCTGGTTTATTTCTTGACGCGTAATTGTTCTGACATAGACATTGTTCCTTGTTTCTTTCATAATTGTGTTTATTGTTCTTGGCGTACTTAATTCTTGTTTACCTATTGACtcttattttttacatttacaGAGTGGATGTTTCGGGTGGCCGCACCCTGAGGAACATGTACCGTGGTGTGGTGGGCTTGCAGGTAACATATGAATGCTAGAAATCATTGTATTTCTTATTAATTCTTTTCTCTTTACTGAATACTCATGAagattttcatattttctaCAGGGGGTGAAAAGTAACCCACCGCGTATGTGCACGAACCCCCATGATCCAACTTCGGTAATCCCTACTCTTATGTATCTTCCGTCGTCCTTATCTTTTCTCAAAGATTTTATAACTTGAGAATTTACTTTTTGTGATTTCTCTTGTTTCAGTGCTTCTTTCCCCAGAACGTAATAAACAATGTAAAAACTCCATTGTTCATTCTTAACGCAGCTTACGATTCATGGCAGGTAGCGATTACTTCTTATATCGCATAGTTTTTATTAGTGTCATTAGACTCGTACAATTCATGAATATTTGACTAACATAGAAGATAAAGTTATGGTGCTGCGAAAGACATTAGAAAATTAATAGTGATATTTTTGTGCCTGTGTTGAATCAGATCCAATCGAGCTTAGCTCCATCAAGTGCCGATCCTCATGGCTATTGGACTGCATGCAGAAAGAACCATGCAAGATGTTCAGCATCCCAAATCCAATATCTGCAAGGTGAATTCATAGTTCATCGTAATAAAAACTTGCACTCGTAAAATGTAAGAAACCTAGTACACGAACGTAGTATACGTAACATGGTTGCTTTTTTATTCTGTAATAGGATTTAGGAATCAAATGCTGCGTTCAGTAAGAAGATTCTCAGGGTCAAAACAGAATGGACTGTTCATAAATTCTTGTTTCGCTCACTGCCAATCGGAGAGGCAAGATACGTGGTTTGCTGATAATTCTCCTGTTATCGGTAATAAGGTATGCATattcatttctttcatttttagGCCTTATATGTTCCTATATTGAGCAAACACTTCTCGAGCCTTACGTTTTGACATTTCATTTCCGTTTCTTAAAACACTTTAGAGTGTAATTCCGATATTTTCTATTTCGGTATATCTCATATGCTCTAGTGTGTGTTGTAATATCCAATTTCATGATGGAAATTTGCAGGCAGTTGCAATTGCGGTTGGAGACTGGTATTTTGATAGGTCCGCCGTTAAGCTGATCGACTGCCCATATCCATGCGACAACACTTGCCACAATCTGGTATTCAGATGAAGCAATAGAAATTAGCTTGTAACTTAAGTCAATTTACATGTCTCCCAATTGTTATTGGGAAAAAAAAACTGAGCAATTATTTAATGAAGATCTACAGAAGACAATAAGAAGCCGAGAAATGCAATGATTCTAAGAATCATCAGCAAGTCTTGAAGCATTACTGCAGCACATCTTGTGCAAAGCAAGTTGCAATTTTTGTCTTCAATGTAAAATGTATTATTAAATCGATAAACTTGATTAATCAGTTAATTTAAATCCACATTTGTATTATCATGCTTATAATTCTTGAGagattcttagatagactcggtctatcacgtcatccatagactaaacctatcatattatgacacgccattaaaataatggtactattgtaattttgtttattatttttttacacttttgaatagtaatattacaatagtgttattattttaatgacgtgttataatatgataagTTTAGTCTATAGaggacgtggtggactgagtctgcCTAAGAATCTTTTTAATtcttattgttattatttttgttattagtAATGACCAACTcattcattaattaaaataatacatcTTAATATATAAAGTGGTAATTTTCTGAAATATACTATTCGTCAacttatttacaactttaccttccaagttttaacttttcttttctgactttttttatttaccaaaaatatcttttttttaatttcacaaatatctTTTTCGGTTTCCAATTTCGGTTCTTTCGGTTCGGTCAGATTgacagtttttaataattttttttatagatttttttcctggaatttttttaatttttttttatagtgtaacaatagtgtatatatagtgtttttatagtgtaagattagtgtatatatagtgtatatatactgttagtttttattttttatagattttttctggatttttttttatttttttatagtgtatatatagtgtaagattagtgtatatatagtgtatataaactgttgatttttattttttatagatttatttcctggaattttttttattttttatagtgtaacaatagtatatatatagtgtttttatggtgtaagattagtgtatatatagtatatttttagtgtatttatgatattttgtagtgttttttgtggtctacaccatgaaacactgcaaatacatcataaacactgcaaatacaccataaacactgtaaatgcaccatagatatactaaaCAACggcaaaaatacactataaatacaccaaaacgtaaatatattataaaattacaacaaatgcaccataaatcaatttgttctttacaaaatcagtagcaataaacaaatctatgaataagagaagaaaaaataaataattatatgaataattaaataattttataaacaaaaaaattatagatctacaataatttatttataaaatgtttaaatcattataaaaaaacctaaaaaattacataatctAAAAATGAGTCGAGAAATTCATAGCGCGAACGAAatagacgaacggactagcgcgatcggaaaagacgaacggaaaaacgactgGAAACGACGAAAAATCCAttggaagtagacgaacggaagcgcgactggaaagacgaacggaaaagtaattGGAGGAgacaaattgaaaattaaatgaaaaagaagaaaagaagagagaagtttgagagaaaagagagagaagagtggttatataaaaatttaacctaaaatgagatgaTACTTCTTTATATGGtaggtatttttggtaaataagttagaGAAATAGGTAGCGTAGGAAATAAAGGAAAGATAGgtcaaaatggtgtaaatattttgtcaaaaacaggtatttaaaaaataattccatatataaatatatatataaaaaagtggGGCtgggtattttttttttaattttaattttttgtattatgTTAATAATCCTCTCAAAAAGTTTTAGGTTTGAGGTAAGGCAGCTTAGCATATTGGACCAAACTGCCCACACCGACAGTGttcaaaatattgagccgaaaTGGACAAATAACAAGTCATTATCCCATGAAAGTGGAATAAAAAAATGTGAATTAATTTAAAACGGATGTTCCTTCAAGTTCATTTTATTCCTGTGACTATCTTTATGCTATGAAGAAATTTACTATATCTTCCATTAATTTTCGAATTTGGGCGGTCCAAAGAGTTCTTATGTTAGTATAGTCAAATTCTAAAAAGTCTGTATATCACGTAAA is part of the Mercurialis annua linkage group LG3, ddMerAnnu1.2, whole genome shotgun sequence genome and encodes:
- the LOC126674566 gene encoding pectin acetylesterase 12, whose protein sequence is MRIFVWVFAVVMGKWVNGFEFNETESELIYSGAGYNINGYGGGDGRFFNESLAYNNALMVGLTLIQGAGATGAVCLDGTLPGYHLHRGYGSGANSWLVNLEGGGWCNNIRTCVYRKTTRRGSSKYMEKQLAFTGILSNNAQENPDFFNWNRVKVRYCDGASFAGDGENKASQLQFRGERIWSAAMQDLMSKGMRYANQALLSGCSAGGLATILHCDEFRNLFSGRIRVKCLSDAGLFLDAVDVSGGRTLRNMYRGVVGLQGVKSNPPRMCTNPHDPTSCFFPQNVINNVKTPLFILNAAYDSWQIQSSLAPSSADPHGYWTACRKNHARCSASQIQYLQGFRNQMLRSVRRFSGSKQNGLFINSCFAHCQSERQDTWFADNSPVIGNKAVAIAVGDWYFDRSAVKLIDCPYPCDNTCHNLVFR